TTCAGACTGCGCTCTTTACCGAAAAGGGCTGCGAGCGCATCATGCGTTTCGCGTTCGACCTCGCCCGGACCCGCACCGTGAAGAAGGTTTCCTCGGTCACCAAGTCCAACGCGCAGCAGTACGGCATGGTGCTCTGGGACGAAGTCTTCAACCGCGTGGCCCTGGACTACCCGGATGTGCAGACCGAGAGCGTGCTGGTCGATGCGATGAGCGCCAAATTCATCCTCAAGCCCGAGGACCTGTCGGTGGTGGTGGCGTCCAACCTCAATGCCGATATCCTCTCGGACCTCGGCTCGGCACTGGCCGGTAGCCTTGGCCTGGCCGCCAGCGCCAACCTGAACCCGGAGCGCCGCTTCCCGTCCATGTTCGAACCGGTCCACGGCTCCGCACCGGACATCGCCGGCCAGGGCATCAGCAACCCGATCGGTGCGATCGCCAGCGCCGCGCTCATGCTGGACCACTTCGGCCTGCATGAGGAAGCCCGCCGTGTGGAGGCCGCCATCGAAGCCGCCACCGGTTCAGGCCACTTGACCCGCGACGTCGGCGGCGACGCCACTACCGAGGATGTCACCGAGGCCATCATCAAGGCACTGGTCACCACTCTCGCAACCGTCTAAAGCGCGGACTCAAACGTTCGACGGCGGCCGGCCCGCCGCCGTCGAACGTTCCCTTCAGTTTCACTCCAGAGACATTCCACAACGAGGTAGGAATCATGGACCACAGCAGCACCCACGGCGCAGCCGCTTCCGGCACATCAGCCACTTCAGGCACCAAGGCGCCACCAAAGACCCGCTGGTACAGGCAGTTGTACTTCTGGGTATTGACCGCAATCGTTGTCGGCATCCTGGTCGGATGGCTTGCCCCCGCGGCCGGCATCGCCATGGAACCGATCGGCACCACGTTCGTGGATGCGATGAAGATGCTCATCGGACCCATCGTCTTCCTGACCATCGTGGGTGGAATCGCCAGCGTGGCCGACCTGAAGAAGGTGGGAATGACGGGCTTGAAAGCCCTGACCTATTTCCAGATCGGGACCATCTGCGCCATGCTTTTCGGCCTCGTGGCCATCAACATCTTCCGGCTCGGTGACGGCGTCAACGCAGATGCGAGCACTATCGAAACCTCCGACTCCGCAGCCAAGCTGATCGACGCCGGCCAGCACCAGGAATGGTGGCAGTTCCTCACGCACATCATCCCCGAAAGCATGGTCTCGCCCTTCGTTGAAGGCAACATCCTGCAGATCATCTTCATCGCAGTGATCTTCGGCATCGCCCTGAACGCCATGGGCAAGGTCGGTGCCCCCGTGCTGGACGGCGTCCAACGCCTCACCAGCGTGATGTTCAAAATTCTGGGCTTCATCATGAAGGCCGCCCCGCTGGGTGCCTTCGGGGCCATGGCCTACGCCGTGGGCAAATACGGGGTTTCCTCACTGACCAGCATGGGCGGACTGATCGCCCTGTTCTACGTCACCTCGATCCTGTTCGTCGTGATCGTCCTCGGCTCCGTCATGGCGTTCCTGAAGCTGAACATCTTCACCATGATCCGCCACCTCAAAGAGGAATACATGCTCATCCTGGGCACCTCCACCGCCGAGCCTGCCCTCCCCGGCCTGATGCGCAAGCTGGAGCACGCCGGCGTGAAGAAGGAGACCGTTGGCTTGGTAGTCCCCACCGGCTACAGCTTCAACCTGGACGGCGCCGCGATTTACCTCTCCCTCGCCGCCCTCTACATCGCCCAGGCCACCAACACGGACCTCACCATCGGCCAGCAACTGGGCCTCCTCGCCGTCATGCTCCTGACCTCCAAGGGCGCGGCAGGCGTTGCGGGCGGCGGGTTCATCGCCCTCACCGCAACACTGACCACCCTTGGCACCATCCCCGCGGCCGGCATCATGCTCATCTTCGGCATCGACAAGTTCATGTCCGAATGCCGCGCCCTGGTGAACTTCACCGGCAACGCCGTCGCCACGCTCTTCATCGCCTGGTGGGACCGCACCCTCGATGCCGACCGCGCCCGGCGGGTCTTCCGCGGCGAACCGGTAGAACCGTTGCCCGCCGAGGACCCCGTCCACGCTGACCAGGTCACCGACATCGACGACGACCTGATCGAATACGGGCACCACGGGCCAAAGGACCCCTCATCTGGTGCGGGACCTGCCTCGGACCATGGACCATCCAGGCCAGCCGCCTCAGCCGACCGCCGCCCCGCCTACTCGGAGACCGTCTGAGATGACCCGCACCGTTCTCATTGCTCCCGACAAATTCAAAGGCAGCCTCACCGCCGCCGAAGTAGCCGCTGCACTGGCAGCAGGGCTCCGCTCGGCAGGGTCGGATGGTTCCGGAACGGTCCACTGTGAGCTCCTTCCCCTCGCAGACGGAGGTGACGGCAGCGTGGACGCCGCCGTCGCCTCCGGCTTCTGCCGCCACTCCGTCACCGTCACCGGCCCCACCGGGCAGTCGGTTCACGCCACCGTAGCGTTCGACGGCGTTACGGCAGTGGTGGAGGTCGCCAACACCTGTGGCCTGGCCGTCTTGCCGGGCTCCGCCCTTGCCCCACTGGATGCTTCAAGCCGTGGGTTCGGCCAAGCCGTCCGGTTCGCGTTGACGCTGGGTCCATCCCGGGTTGTGCTGGCTTTGGGCGGCAGTTCCAGCACCGACGGCGGCATGGGAATGCTCACCGCCCTGGGCCTGCAGTTCCTGGACAACTCCGGTTCCTTGCTGGAGGGCACCGGCCGCTCGCTGCCCCGCCTCCACTCGGTGACCGGCTCCCTCATCCCGGAGCTGGACGGCGTCGAACTCATCCTCGCCACAGACGTCCACAACCCCCTGCACGGGCCCACCGGCGCGGCGGCCGTTTTCGGCCCCCAGAAGGGCGCCACTCCCGCCGAGGTCTCAACACTCGACGCCGGACTGGTCCACTTCGCTTCGGTCCTCACCGACGCCGGACTCGCTGATCCCGGACTTCCCCACCACCCCGGTGCCGGAAGCGCCGGCGGCATCGGCTTCGCCTGCCTGCTCCTCGGCGCAAAGCAGGTCTCCGGCGCAGACTACTTCCTGGACCTCCTGGACTTCGACACCCGCAAAGACGCCTGCGATCTGGTCATCACCGGTGAAGGAAGCATCGATGAGCAGACGCTGGCCGGAAAGCTGCCCGCCGCCGTCGCCCGCCGTTCCCTTGGGCGGCCCATCGTCGCCGTCGCGGGACGCTCACTGCTGGCACGTGAACAATGGACCGAAATGTCCCTGACGTCCGTCTACGCACTGACCGACTACACGGACAAGGACTCCTCGAAGGACCCCGGGTTGTCGGCAGAGTTGCTGAGGGTGATTGGGCGGGAGATCAGCGAGGATGTGTTGGGGATGGCACGGGCCTGAAGGCTCGACCAGTGGAAATCCCGTCCTACATGGTTTTTTCCGAGCCCTCCGCTAAGGTTTGGCTCACGTGTCGAAATCTAGACCATGGGGGTCAAATGGAATTTGCAGAGCGACTGTCAGCTTTGGCCGCGAAAGTGCGACAGCAACGAGGCGTGATCGAGACTGAAGAGGCAACAAAAAATGCATTCGTGATGCCCTTTATCTCCTCGATTCTCGGCTACGACGTCTTCAATCCACTGGAAGTTGTCCCTGAGTTCACCGCCGATGTTGGTGTCAAGAAGGGTGAAAAAGTTGACTATGCCATCGTGAAAGACGGCGAAGTACAGATACTCATTGAGTGCAAGAAGTCGATTGAGCCTGTTAAAATTGAGCATGCGTCACAGCTGTTTCGATATTTTGCCGTGACCAATGCGCGGATCGCCATCCTGACCAATGGTGAGATTTATCAGTTCTTTACTGATCTCGATGCCCCAAACCGCATGGATGCTAAGCCTTTCCTCATCCTGGATTTGAACGACATAGACGAGAGTCTCCTGCCTGAACTTCAGAAACTTTCCAAAGATGTCTTTGATCTGGATTCCATTATCAGTGCGGCAAACGAGCTCAAATACATCGGTGAACTGAAGAGAACTCTCGCAGCGCAGTTCCGCGAGCCCGAAGACGAATGGATCAAGTTTTTGACCTCCCGCGTTTATACGGGCGCGTATACCCAGCGAGTGCGCGAGCAGTTCACGGCATTGGTCAGCAAAGCCACAAAGCAGTTTCTGAATGACCAAGTCAACGAACGATTGAAGAAAGCCCTTGGCGCTCAAGCCTATGCGCCCACTGACGAAATCGCATCTGCGGCAGTGTCGAGTCAGCCCGCGGCAGAGGCGGACCTTGCAGAAGTCGACGCCGTCGAGACAACACTTGAAGAAATCGAGGGATACCAAATCGTTAGGGCCATCGTTTGCAGTGAAGTGAAGCCGACCAGGGTTGTACAACGCGATGCTAAATCGTATTTTGCGGTGCTTTTGGACGACAACAATAGGAAGCCAATAGCCCGCCTTCACTTCAACCGATCCCAGAAATACATTGGCGTGTTTGACGCAAACAAAGAAGAGACCAGAGTTCCGATCAGTTCACTGGAGGAGATCTACGAACACTCAGAAGTTCTCCGGGCCAGCGTAAAGAGCTACCTCTGACCCTGGGGCGGGAGGCGAATATTCACCTCTCGCCCCCCAACGCCCATTAGTCCATTCGGTGTAGTATGGGTGGCTTGCCCGCCTAAATTAGGCGGCACTCCGTTCAGACTCATACCAGGAGCCTCGTGAGCCACCCTGAGAACACTGCCCAGACTTCCGCCCCAGCCCCGAACCCTCCTAGAACGCCCGGCCGGGTCGCCTTGTGGGGGTGGTTGATCGGTCTTCTCGCCGGCATTGTCGGTCTGGTGCCATGGTGGATCACGGGCGGCACACTGCCACTTCAGAACTTGTGGGCCACACAAGTGATGCCAGCTCAGATGCCTCCCGCTCTCCTACCCCTGAGCCAGTACGAGGCGACGACCATTGTCGCGCTGCTGACGGTTGGCGGAGCATTGGCCGGGCTTGCTGTTCGCATCTGGTCACCCGCCCGCCGTCGACTCGTCATGGGGTGCGCGGCTGCCGGTGTTTTCGCGGTGCACTTCACAGCCACCGTCCAATCATTTTCTGTAATGCACCAGGGCCTCGCCACAGGCACCTTGGCCAGCCTTTACTTCGGTGGCCTCCTCGCGGGCGTCGTCGGTTCCGTGATCGCGGCATTTGTTGCCATGCTGCTCATCGCTTCACCCTCCCAGGTCAAAGCCACCATCGGATTCGGGCTCATGGCTGTTCCCTTCACTTCGTGGGCAGTGGTGTGGGTAGTGAGCGTGGTGGGGTTCCTCAATGTACCCACTGCCGTGCCGACCATCGCGCGATGGGTCCCCGCCGTCCTGGTGGGTTCCGCGCTGGCGTGGTGTGGCCTCCGACCCGCCCGTCGAGCGGTTGCTTGGGTGCTTAACCTCGTACTCCTATGGCTGCTTCCGGCACTGTTCACCGCCGTCCAAGCCGTCCTCGGAACCCGAGTGCTGGCCGGAGATATTCCGGAGATGCTGCTGATGGGCAGGCAAGTTCTGTCGGCAGCCCTTGGCCCGGACGGAGGGGCCTTGCCCACGATCTTGCTGGCTCTGGCTATCGGGCTAGTAGGCGTCGGTGTACACGAGGTCATATCGCGCAGGAGCTCCGGCACAGCTCACTAATTCTTATGAGTGCGAACCATTCGACAACGCACGTCAAAAGTTGATTGCCATGGCTCAACGGTACAGGCAGTCATAAGCCGTGCCTGCGCGCGGAAGTCGATGGTGCGCTGACCGCACCTACCCCCAATAGCCCTCGAATATCAACCGTTGTCCCCAGGCAAACCCCGCGATAGGGTGACCGGACCGTCCACCACATCACCGTCTGGAACAACTCTGGGAGACACCATGACTCATGTGAGACGTCAATTGGCTGCGGTCACGGCAGCATTGGCACTGACCGCGACGAGCGGCGCGATGGCCAGTCCGGCCTTCGCCGACCCCCGCGAAACCGACAAGACAGCCACGGCCACAGGTTACGGCGGTGCCGTCAGCACGGTAGATCCAGAGGCTTCCGCAGCCGCAATCGAAGTACTACGAAAGGGCGGCAATGCTGCCGACGCCGCCGTGGCCGCAGCAGCAACCCTGGGTGTTACCGAGCCCTACAGCGCCGGCATTGGAGGCGGTGGCTACTTCGTCTTCTATGACGCGAAGACCAAGCAGGTGGGAACTATTGACGGGCGCGAGACAGCTCCGGCGGGTATCAAGCCGGACGCCTTCATCAACCCCGCGGACCCCGACGGCAAGCCCTACAAATTCACACCGGACCTGGTCACCAGCGGAGTCTCCGTGGGCGTCCCCGGCACGCCCGCCACGTGGGAGCGCGCGCTGGAACGCTGGGGAAGCATGGACTTGGGAGACGCGCTGAAACCAGCCATCAAGGTGGCAAACCGCGGTTTTGTTGTGGACCAGACCTTCCGCCAGCAAACGTTGGACAACAAACTCCGCTTCGACGCTTTCACCTCCACACGGGACCTGTTCCTGCCCGGTGGTGACGCTCCCGCCGTCGGAAGTGTCTTCAAGAACCACGATCTTGCGGCGACGTACAGGCAACTGGCCAAGGAGGGCACTGACGCCTTCTACGGCGGCCCTCTCGCCGAGGAAATCGTCAAAACCGTGCAAGCTCCACCCAAGACGGCAACAACAGAGCTGCCTGTCCCCGTTGGTTCCATGACCACCCAGGACCTGGCCAACTACAAGGTGGTGGACCAAGATCCCACAAAGGTTGAGTACCGGGGGTACGACGTCTACGGCATGGCTCCTTCCAGCAGCGGCGGCACCACGGTGGGTGAGTCCCTGAACATCCTGGAAAACTACGACCTCAAGGGCATGACGCCAGTGGATGCCCTGCACCACTACTTCGAGGCCAGCTCGTTGGCCTTCGCGGACCGCGGCGCTTACGTTGGTGATCCTGCTTTCGTGAAGGTCCCCACCAGCACGCTGCTGGACGACGTCTTCGCCAAGGAACGCTCCTGCGAAATAGATCCGGCGGCGGCAGCCCCCAAGCCAGTAGCCCCCGGCAACGTAGAAACGTACGACGGCGCGTGCCCGGCTGCTGCTGCACCGCTCGCCAATGAGACGGATACAGAGAACATTTCCACCACCAACCTGACGGTCGCCGACAAGTGGGGCAACGTGGTGGAATACACGCTGACGATCGAGCAGACGGGCGGTTCGGGAATCGTTGTTCCGGGCCGGGGCTTCCTGCTGAACAACGAGCTGACTGATTTCAGCACCGTCTATGACCCCAAGGACCCCAACCGGATCGAACCGAACAAGCGGCCGCGGTCCTCGATGTCGCCCACCATCATTTTGAAGGACCAGAAGCCGTTCCTGGCACTGGGCTCCCCCGGCGGATCGACCATTATCACCACTGTGCTGCAGACCATCCTGAACCGCGTGGACTTGGGCATGACGGTTTCGGAGGCCTTGGCTGCCCCGCGGGCTGCACCCCGGAATGGTGCAACCATCAGTTCGGAGCCAGCCTTCATTGACGCGTACGGCCCTGCGCTGGAGTCGTTGGGGCACGATCTGGTTCCGGCCGGGGACGCTTTCACGTCCGCGGCTGAAATCGGGGCGGCAACCGCCGTCGAGTTCAATCCGGACGGATCTTTGACCGCGGCAGCCGAGCCCCAACGCCGTGGCGGAGGTTCGGCGATGGTGGTGAAACCGGCAAAGCCTGGAAAGTAAACCTAGGCGCAATAGGTCCTTTCACGGTTGGCGGTTTTTCCTGACCTCCCGGTTGAACCTCCACAGTGTCACCAAGGACGCGGCCGCTATGAAGATCCCGGAAAGGATGGACCACCACGTTTGCTCTGAATCGGAGACGAAAACGGTCACGGCATAGGCGCCCAGGACCAATGCCAGAAAGAGCCATACCAACGGACTGCGGTTCATTGCGAATTCCTTTGTTGAAGTAGATGAAATGTCATGCCAGATCCCGCTTCAGGAACATCCCGAACGCAACCGCTGTAACCACTACAAGCCAGATCATGGCCCCTAGAAAAGAACCTGTGGCTGGTATGTGGATTGCTACGTGGTCAGCCCAGTCAGCGGCCAAGACTGGGAAGAGGAATTGTTCGGTGTTCCTTGAGGTGGCTGATAGGAGGTCAGGAAGTACCAAGCTCAACGGCACCGCGAAGAGGCTCACCATGTGGCTCCGGATGAGGGATCCCAGCGCAAAGCCCCACAGCGATCCCATAGCGGCCGTGCCCGTGAAAGCCAGAACTGCATGAGGTGTAATTCCCCAAGCGCTGTCCATGAGTTCTCCGGAAACTCCGAACAGCACTCCTACGGTTGCTCCCGCAAGGAGCGCCGCCAGGACGGTGCTGACTAACCTGGCAGTGAACGCCGGTGCGCGCTGAAACAGCAAGACCCTGCGCGTGAAACAGCCCGCCCTATAGTCCGAGGTAAAGGAGAACGACCCCATCACCGCAGCCACTGTGAGCATGAGCGACATGCCGGCTTGGCGGAGAACAAGGTCGAACCCCGGTGATGTTTGAGATTCGAGTCGCGCCATGCAAATGAGTACGCCCACGAGCCCTGCCACCAAGAGGGCGCAGAGGGCTGATCCCAGCCACAACCTGGGCCTTCTGACGTCAGAGAGAAAGGCTGACACCATCTAGAACTCCTTCCCTAGGAGAAGACGCACGGCACATAGACCTGCCGCCATGAGCCAGCCAAGGGATACAAGGAGAGCAGGAAATGGTGCCAGAAGTCCGTCGAAGGGCAGGGACGCAATTCCCGCCAAAGCTCCGGAGGGAAGCCAGCGCGCTACTTCCGGTGCACTTGCCATGAGTGGCACCTCGACGGCCAGCGGAATCAGCAAGGTGAGTATGGTGGTCGCGTAGTAGTGCCGGATGATCCAACCCAGCGAGCATCCCCACAATGAACTCATGGTCGCGGCGAGCACCACACCCGGCATCTGGTTCCAGGACTCTGCAGCCAGCAGTTTGCCCAGCACACCCGAGGGCAGCGAAAACGCCGCACTGACGCCCCAAAGCACTGTTCCTGTGGTGACCGTGGCGAGGCCAACAATCGCTGCGGCCAAGTATTTGGATATCAGCACCTGCTTCAGCCCTGACAACACCACACTGCGCCGGAGGCTTCCGTAATAGGACTCCCGGGTGACCACATAGCTTCCTGCGAACGTAGC
The sequence above is a segment of the Arthrobacter sp. StoSoilB22 genome. Coding sequences within it:
- a CDS encoding type I restriction endonuclease; translated protein: MEFAERLSALAAKVRQQRGVIETEEATKNAFVMPFISSILGYDVFNPLEVVPEFTADVGVKKGEKVDYAIVKDGEVQILIECKKSIEPVKIEHASQLFRYFAVTNARIAILTNGEIYQFFTDLDAPNRMDAKPFLILDLNDIDESLLPELQKLSKDVFDLDSIISAANELKYIGELKRTLAAQFREPEDEWIKFLTSRVYTGAYTQRVREQFTALVSKATKQFLNDQVNERLKKALGAQAYAPTDEIASAAVSSQPAAEADLAEVDAVETTLEEIEGYQIVRAIVCSEVKPTRVVQRDAKSYFAVLLDDNNRKPIARLHFNRSQKYIGVFDANKEETRVPISSLEEIYEHSEVLRASVKSYL
- the dctA gene encoding C4-dicarboxylate transporter DctA; its protein translation is MDHSSTHGAAASGTSATSGTKAPPKTRWYRQLYFWVLTAIVVGILVGWLAPAAGIAMEPIGTTFVDAMKMLIGPIVFLTIVGGIASVADLKKVGMTGLKALTYFQIGTICAMLFGLVAINIFRLGDGVNADASTIETSDSAAKLIDAGQHQEWWQFLTHIIPESMVSPFVEGNILQIIFIAVIFGIALNAMGKVGAPVLDGVQRLTSVMFKILGFIMKAAPLGAFGAMAYAVGKYGVSSLTSMGGLIALFYVTSILFVVIVLGSVMAFLKLNIFTMIRHLKEEYMLILGTSTAEPALPGLMRKLEHAGVKKETVGLVVPTGYSFNLDGAAIYLSLAALYIAQATNTDLTIGQQLGLLAVMLLTSKGAAGVAGGGFIALTATLTTLGTIPAAGIMLIFGIDKFMSECRALVNFTGNAVATLFIAWWDRTLDADRARRVFRGEPVEPLPAEDPVHADQVTDIDDDLIEYGHHGPKDPSSGAGPASDHGPSRPAASADRRPAYSETV
- a CDS encoding glycerate kinase, with amino-acid sequence MTRTVLIAPDKFKGSLTAAEVAAALAAGLRSAGSDGSGTVHCELLPLADGGDGSVDAAVASGFCRHSVTVTGPTGQSVHATVAFDGVTAVVEVANTCGLAVLPGSALAPLDASSRGFGQAVRFALTLGPSRVVLALGGSSSTDGGMGMLTALGLQFLDNSGSLLEGTGRSLPRLHSVTGSLIPELDGVELILATDVHNPLHGPTGAAAVFGPQKGATPAEVSTLDAGLVHFASVLTDAGLADPGLPHHPGAGSAGGIGFACLLLGAKQVSGADYFLDLLDFDTRKDACDLVITGEGSIDEQTLAGKLPAAVARRSLGRPIVAVAGRSLLAREQWTEMSLTSVYALTDYTDKDSSKDPGLSAELLRVIGREISEDVLGMARA
- the ggt gene encoding gamma-glutamyltransferase, which codes for MTHVRRQLAAVTAALALTATSGAMASPAFADPRETDKTATATGYGGAVSTVDPEASAAAIEVLRKGGNAADAAVAAAATLGVTEPYSAGIGGGGYFVFYDAKTKQVGTIDGRETAPAGIKPDAFINPADPDGKPYKFTPDLVTSGVSVGVPGTPATWERALERWGSMDLGDALKPAIKVANRGFVVDQTFRQQTLDNKLRFDAFTSTRDLFLPGGDAPAVGSVFKNHDLAATYRQLAKEGTDAFYGGPLAEEIVKTVQAPPKTATTELPVPVGSMTTQDLANYKVVDQDPTKVEYRGYDVYGMAPSSSGGTTVGESLNILENYDLKGMTPVDALHHYFEASSLAFADRGAYVGDPAFVKVPTSTLLDDVFAKERSCEIDPAAAAPKPVAPGNVETYDGACPAAAAPLANETDTENISTTNLTVADKWGNVVEYTLTIEQTGGSGIVVPGRGFLLNNELTDFSTVYDPKDPNRIEPNKRPRSSMSPTIILKDQKPFLALGSPGGSTIITTVLQTILNRVDLGMTVSEALAAPRAAPRNGATISSEPAFIDAYGPALESLGHDLVPAGDAFTSAAEIGAATAVEFNPDGSLTAAAEPQRRGGGSAMVVKPAKPGK
- a CDS encoding SoxR reducing system RseC family protein, yielding MNRSPLVWLFLALVLGAYAVTVFVSDSEQTWWSILSGIFIAAASLVTLWRFNREVRKNRQP
- a CDS encoding tartrate dehydrogenase encodes the protein MSATQKFSIASIPADGVGKEVVSAGRRVLDALAENSNGKFAFDWTEFPWGSEYYAKTGLMMDPKGLEALKDFDAIYFGAVGWENVPDHISLWGLRLNITQNFDQWANIRPVKFLPGVQSPLRKADNTELDWVVVRENSEGEYAGLGGRNLSGRGPGNEVALQTALFTEKGCERIMRFAFDLARTRTVKKVSSVTKSNAQQYGMVLWDEVFNRVALDYPDVQTESVLVDAMSAKFILKPEDLSVVVASNLNADILSDLGSALAGSLGLAASANLNPERRFPSMFEPVHGSAPDIAGQGISNPIGAIASAALMLDHFGLHEEARRVEAAIEAATGSGHLTRDVGGDATTEDVTEAIIKALVTTLATV